GCCCACGTTGTCCGGCCGGACGCCGGCATCGGCTTTTGGCTGGCGGCCGCCGGCGCGTTGACCATCCTCCTTTTCGCCGGGCGCGAAAACAAGAACGTTTTCCGGCGGCTTCTTGGCGGGGCAGCCAGCTTGTATAATATCACAGGCTACATCAGCGACGTTCTCAGCTACTCCCGGCTGTTTGCCCTGGGTTTGGCCACGGGCGTCATCGGCATGGTGATAAATACCATCGCCGGCATGCTTTGGTCGGTAGGTCTGCCCGGGCAGATAGCGGCTGTTTTAGTCCTTTTGGGCGGACACACCTTTAACATTTCGGTCAACGTGCTCGGCGCCTACGTGCATACGAGCAGGCTGCAATTTATTGAGTTTTTCGGCAAGTTTTACGAACCGGGCGGAAAAGAGTTCCGTCCCTTGGCTTTTCGCACAAGATATGTGGACATAGTTAAATGACATTTATTTCCATTAATTTAAGGAGGACGTTTATACTATGGAATCAACAGGGGTATCTTTAGCAATTGCGGGAGCTGCGGTCGCGGCCTTATTCGCGGGCTGCGGTTCAGCCATCGGCGTTGGCATAGCGGGACAGGCGGCGGCGGGGGTCGTCTCGGAAGACCCGGAAAAATTCGGCAACACGCTTATTTTGCAGGCATTGCCCGGCACGCAGGGAATATATGGGTTGCTCATCGCCTTTATCATTTTGCTCAACATCGGGCTTATCGGCGGGGATGTAAAGGAAATTACCGTCCAGCAAGGTTTGTCCTTTTTGTACGCGGGCATGCCTATAGGGCTCGTCGGGCTTGTCTCCGGGATTTACCAGGGCAAGGTAAGCGCCTCCGGCATCTACCTTTGCGCCCGCCGCCCTGAAGAGACCGGCAAAGGGATAATTTTCGCCGCCATGGTAGAAACATATGCGGTTTTGGCCCTGCTCATTTCCTTTCTAATGCTCAACGGCGTTTTATAAGGGAGGGCTTTTAATGTCCGTAGACAATATCATCGCTAAAATTGCGGCTGATTGCGAATCTGAATGCGCAAAGATCCAAGACGCGGCGAAAGACAAAGCGGAGGAATTCAACAACAGGCTTTTGCGCGAAGCGGAGGAAAAAGCCCGGGGAATTGCCGCGCAGGCCGATCTTGACATAGAAGAAATAAACAGGCGCCAGTCCCTGATCGCCGAATTGGAAAACCGCAAAAGCGACCTTGCCGCGCGCCGGCAAATTTTAGACGAGGCTTTTGCGCTCGCGGAGCAAAAACTCAATCGGCTGCC
The sequence above is drawn from the Acidaminococcales bacterium genome and encodes:
- a CDS encoding V-type ATP synthase subunit K, with the translated sequence MESTGVSLAIAGAAVAALFAGCGSAIGVGIAGQAAAGVVSEDPEKFGNTLILQALPGTQGIYGLLIAFIILLNIGLIGGDVKEITVQQGLSFLYAGMPIGLVGLVSGIYQGKVSASGIYLCARRPEETGKGIIFAAMVETYAVLALLISFLMLNGVL